AAGAGGACAATTAACGAGGTTAAAGTGTTCGGAGGTTATCAGTGTTGTTGACAGACAACCAAGTGCTCTCTGCCAGTTCTTTGTAATTGTCTAACATACTTTTGTACAGCCTCATAATTGTTTTATGACCCTTTATGGCAAAGCTTAGAGGAGGTTACTTGTTTTAGAGTATAATAAGGTCGCGTTACTGGACTAGAAGGGCCAAGGAACAGGCAGAGTTCTGTCACACAGAGGGACGTTCCTCAAAGCTGCTTGAAAACAGAAGATAAGTGACTTGAAAAGTTGCAGACAGGTATGAAGGGCCAAAAGACAATGACAGATTACTGTGACCCCGGTTACTTTACGCTTGACAGGGTGCAAAGTTGCTTTTGCAGCAGAACTGTTTGGAACACGAATTAGGAACATGCTATCGCTGTTTAAAAGGGGGTTACACACTTTGTGAGACACAAGTAGTACAAACTGCATTGGAAGGAGGCAATGTTGATGAGATGTgatcaaaggaaaaaaaatggggatgtgagtttcgacgaagtcaaactggctaccctgGTACACTTACACACAGAGTGCAATGTACAGAGGCGATGTTGCATTTTTTTCACTCTCCGCGTGCTACCAAGCAGCAAAGCAGTAAGGCGTGGATTGGGCTTTGTCCAGGTAGAATGCCCTAAGCCCAAGAGAGCTGCCCTATGCCCTGTCTTTTATAATGTGTTGCATCTCTTGCTGCGGCCTAAAGTTGTGCAGTGTTAATggcgaaaaaaacaaacaaaaaaacattagTAGTCGACATTGTTCAGGGCACAAATTCTAATGCTTTCTTGCTGTTTCCCCATGCTAGACGCCTCTTTCCTCCAGGGCCGCTCGGACAGACACAGAGATGAAGACGAAAAAAGGAGGCGAaggagagaggaggaggaggacaggCGCAGGGACCAGCGCAATCATAGGCATCGCAGGAGCCGTAGTCGTAGCCGCAGCCAGGAGCGCAGGAGACGCTACCAGGGCTCCAGTAGGGGACCCAGGAGGAGGAGGTCGAGGAGCAGGAGCAGGCGAAGTTCATCCCCAGAGAGGAGGCGGTCGCCGGAGAAGGAGAGGGGTGCAGGTGAGTTGGGGGAGTGTTTTAAATCGTGAACAAGACCTAGACTCCTAGTTATATAAGCTTGCAGCAGCTTAGATTAGTAGACTGAACTAGGTGTTTAGGTTTTGTTTAGTTCTTTTACGACAAGCCTGCTTTCTGCAGAAACTTTCAGTTCTTTGGGCAGTTGCCCAAACCCACTGAATGCTTTGTGCACTGCTGCAGCGACCATAATAAATGCTTTCCTCTGGTAATTCACAGTATGAATTAATATTGTTAGCAGGCCCGTCGCATTAGCGGAACGCGTCTCGTTCTGCATCTTGCCTTGTCTCGCCAGCACCCTAGCGTCTTCTGCACCAGTGTCTCGTGAAAGGGGTGTACCCATCACACAACGGGCCATGTGCAACTGCTGTCGCCGACCAGTTTTTTTGCTCTTCTAGGAGCCACGGAATCAGTCAGAGTTCTCGAGCAGTCCGAATTTTTAGTGAACGGCCTAAATTCGTTCAACAGCTGCGTAAATCTTGCAGAATTTTGACTTCAGAAATGGCGACCGTGCGTAACGGTGGCAATGCCTGCAACCGGCCGGCCGAGTCGCTTTGACGTCACAACGGTAGCTAGTTTggagaaacgtcgtctgcttcccAGGAAGCGAAATGGGagagaaatgaaaaaagaagGTGCAGAAAACGCTGGCCCCAGTCGGAGCACAGTCTCCTGTGTAACCGTAACAACAGTGACGTTTTTCTTCCTGCTCGTTTTGCCCAACAGAGCGAGTTGAGCGGGAACGCGCGTGTTGATTTTCAGggcttttcttccttttctttttttttttcccctacgAAAAATGTTgcatacagattttttttaagtCACATCCTTTCATAATCTGTCAGAAACAGAAAATATTTTGAatggctttctgggctcctttaaTTATCATAAAATTAATATCTAGTATAGAGAAGTATGACGTCTCAGGGTGCCCAATGTGCCAGGCAACATTACTTGTTGAAGGTCAGTTTCTGTCTCCTCACCGcagctgctggcagtcttcAAAGGTGGGGCGGAGAGTGGAGATGCGCAGCGTTGCTAGAATACTGACGCCTTCGCTCTCAGTGGCACCGCATACTCTTTTCTTGCGGGTTCCTTTTTTTTGAAATTCTTCGAAGTGCATAGTGTTCACTGATTGCATTTATGTCTTGCATGCCGATTCTTTAAGCGAGGTTGATTAGGAAATAAATTTTTTTTAGGCCATATTGAAACTTTAACCCTAAAACCACCGGGCTCTAGGTATAAAGAGTGAATGTACAATGGGAAACTTTACCTCTTTCTCAGGAAATAGCGCAAAATCGAAGTCCAACCCTGGAAATAATGCGCTTCAGGTGGCTGCAGCCCGGGCGGCTGCCTTGAAGGCAGGCGGAGGAGGCTCAGGGGGCGTGACGCCGCAGCAGCTGATCCAGCAGTCACTGGTGGCAGCGAATGAGCAAGCCAAGGCCATGACAGGCATTGGATTGCCCAGCTACTACAACCCCTCGGCGGTGAATCCGCTCAAGTATGCGGAGCAGATGCAGAAGCGAAAGCTGCTGTGGCAGAACAAGACAGCTCAAGTGCCAGAAGAGGTGAGATCCGCTAAAAAGTTTCTCCGGGCCTATTTAGCCAATCATGGGAGTGGAGTGGCCTGGTGATGTAAACTTGGATGGGAACGCATTTTAGTTCGAGACGGGACGAATTCAGAATTTTCCAAatccgaatccacgaatctcgaatcttttgaatcctttctttaaaaagggttaaaaagccaggaaaaaaaaacctctactgaaaagtgttttggagcagaatatgataccttcgtttaatgagaaacaaattaaataacagttcactttcaggagaaaacatgcCCATGTAGTTCTTCTTGAACGtataatttatttaacacgttCATCGACTACGAGAGATGCATAAATTCGCGAGtccgaattatttccataaaaataagcaacaatcaaaagcaaaaaccATGTTACGTTTagacttgtaatgtaacagttcctgcctgaactctttcagtccagtgcaatgtaaacaaacaagatAACACCCGTCGGGCAAAGAGGGGCTTTCGGTGGATTCTGGGAGTGCTAAACAGACGTGGTTGGTTTATTCGAAAGATTTGATTCGCTGTTTTAGGTACTGggatttggattcggattctcgaatctcgaatccctgcctaggattcgggGATTCGGTTGGCACGTCCCTAATTTTAGGCAATCCCTATTATCCTTATAAAATTAGGCAATCCCTAATTTAATTAAAAATGCTGCCATGACCCACTTGTACATGCCTTAACGCAACGTTCACTCTGCATATATCTTTTATGGATGAAACAGGTGCGATGGCATTATTCGTAAAGATGTTGAACTCAGTGACTGTTAGAAGCGAGGGAACTTTATTAGAAATGTGCAAATAGCCATTTTATAGCCGGAGTGCATATGAAGCAAATAGTTCTATGAATGAAGCAGACATGGAACGAATGGTGACATTATTGAACTGAACCCATGTATAGGATGAGAGAAGCGAAATTGAATATCCGCCAAATGCCGCCTCAGGTGATTCAcgcgcatatttttttttttggtgcaCTATAACTTTAGTTGCTCGTGCACCATAAACACTCCAGTCATCATCAGTGATAACAGCGTGTGTAGTTGTGGTATTCGACGGTGTCTCAATAATACTACCGGACTTTCGAAGTGCCGTTTCTTTGTCAAAAGAATTCCCAGAACGTAACAAAGTTACAGCGActactcctccctgctgtcctctctccatctgtccacgtctgtacgctgctcgtAGCcgcagttgcctcgcggcgctgacgcggaataaaaaaagtATATAAAAAATGCAACATTGTGCTTTGTAGAAGTCACAACCACGATATAGTGCTTCTCTAATTACGTTGAGCGTCTTTCTTTTTCGCAGAAGAAACCCGCACCGACCTGCGCCCAGGTATGGGAAAAGATGACGTTCACGCAGGACGATGACGGCAAGATGACCGCAAAGTTCCGTAAACTGATGGGGATCAAAGGGGATGCTCCGCAGACTTCGGGCAGCTCTACCGAGAGCAGCAAGGACGATAAGTTAGACCCCCTTCTCAGCAAGCAGGAGAAGATCTTTCGAGACCTGGACCAACAGTACGAGATGGCCCGAATTTCGACCCACACGCAGAGGGGCGTTGGACTGGGTTACAGTTCGCAGATGGCTGCAATGTATTCTCAGTTTCCCGTGACAAAGTGATCGGGCAACGCGTCCGAGCGTGTGTACATATGTACAGAGAAGATTCTTTTGGTGGTGTCAAATACGTGAAAAAATCGGTGTATGCATTTGTCAGTTTCTGCCCCGGTTTCTCGAAGCAGGAACAACAAAAATGGGTTGTCTCTGCGGTGGAGATTTCGTACTCTTCTTTGTGTGATTTTGCGTGCCTGGGAAGGGCAGGAGAGTTTAAAGCTGACGTGGGGGGGCACTGCGTAAAGTAACCATGTGATAGTTGTAATCACGTGTGAACACAATGTTGACATGTTTTCAGATGAGAATTTCCCATGTCGGTGCTGTATATCAGCTAGCAGTGCAAGAAGTTGCATTtgcacaaaaaacaacaaaTCGCTTACAGTGTACAATATTAAATGCATTAGGATTCTATAACATAAGTGTAAGGAAGCAATGGGCTTTGCATGGGAAGTCCAAATGCCGCATGCACATTAATACATGTtgaggaaaaaaagaatgaCTAGTTAAAATGTTTTAGAGTGTTAGCCTAAAAGAGTATTTGATGAGGATCTGAAAGAGTTAACGTAACATTATTTGCACACCATTATCATCAACATCTCCTATCCATTTAGTCTTATCTGACTCTCGTCACTCCATAGATCAGTATAGCTTGACCAAAGTATGACTGTCTTTGTTTGCTGGTCCGGAGTACCAGCGATATATCCGGTTTGACTCCTACACTTTGTCTCCTACACCAGAACTGGTGTTCCCAACGAAACCGTTCTTTCTGCTATGTTTTGCAGTACCTAACTCTGCTTTAGTGGCTGTCCTTATTTGGCTGGCAGCGTGCATTACATTTGCCAGACGCTTTTGCAGACCCTTCAATATGGGTGTATCTTGTATTGGGAACGAACTGTGCAGTGTGTTCATTATAGCAATCAGAAATTTCATAAGCCATGCATATTCAACTGCCATGTTTACGTTTGGGGACACCGCATTTCTCAATTAGAACGATGTGATTGTCATTAGCTTTTCGTGATAAGCTCCACAGACATGTTCGAAGCCATTTTGAACATGTGTGTCACGTGCATTTCTTCATGCAGAAGAGAACAGAATGCAAGgtggtgagagagagagagagacatttCATGAGATATGCCTCCTGACCAACTTGCTCAAATCAGATAGCTGGCACGAGCACTGCCCCGGTCACATGCGACGGGGCTATACAGAAATGTAGTGTTGTAAACGTCTTTGTGTCTACATTCGCTGCACCCACTATTGAACTGCACCTGCAAATGTTTGTTTTGCAACGTCTTCCTTTTAAGTgttttctaatattaaaatggGGCATCGTCATTGCATAACAGTCACTTGTGTCGATGACGTGTTTCAGACTGCGATAATGCTGGGTTTCACATGACATGACGTGTTCCAGTGTCTTAGTCTGGCATTGGCGTAGTGGGCTGGTTCGCCGGGATTCAACAGTGTGGCGCCAGAACTACCACAGGGACAGGGATGTCCACTAAATTGCAATACTCGTCACTTTGgaattgcacacacacacacaagaaaacttCGTGCTGGTGTACCATTGAAAATTACAAACTAAAAATCGGAGGTGTGCCTTGCATTACGCTTGAGAGCATAACGATAAGTTGCTTTCATAGTCATAATCTCTGTCTTTATCGTAATCAACAGTTTTTGGTCGTGTGCTTTCCTCTCAAACGATAGCCTCTGTACATTCTGATGAAACTCGTGACTCATTTACGAATAGGCACTTATCGCGGTTACACAGGATGTACAAATATGCATTAAGAAGGTATAGTTCGACAAGACATGTAGTTTGTGCATGGATACCAAATCAGGTGGAATGTTGTTCGGGGCATTACGTTCATCccaagcctttttatttattttgttttgtaGGTGTCTTGGTTCATTGACTGATCGATTCGGAAAAGTAGACCGCTAGGACATTAGGTATGCATAACGCCAATGGCATTACTTGAAATAATTTTCGCATTATTCACACGTCATATTTTCTCTGATGAAATGCATGTGGTCTTGACTCAAAAGAATGTTGCAGTCCACATTGCAAGATAAAGTTAAACCTTTCTGTGGCTGATGTGATGGCAGGTGTGTTGAGTTTAACAAACGTCATGTTTTATCTTAGTACTCGGTACTTAAAAGTATGGAGCTCGtgggatgttttttttttttttttttttttttgtaaatatgGTTATGCACTTGGGAGATACCTAAGCATTTGTGTGCGACAAACATAGCTTGATGGTCCTTATCAGTTTGTGAGGTGCCTCCTGTAGGAATGGAGCATCAGCAGAG
This sequence is a window from Ornithodoros turicata isolate Travis chromosome 10, ASM3712646v1, whole genome shotgun sequence. Protein-coding genes within it:
- the LOC135370655 gene encoding arginine/serine-rich coiled-coil protein 2-like, encoding MTRNTPERRRSSPTGCRVGRSDRHRDEDEKRRRRREEEEDRRRDQRNHRHRRSRSRSRSQERRRRYQGSSRGPRRRRSRSRSRRSSSPERRRSPEKERGAGNSAKSKSNPGNNALQVAAARAAALKAGGGGSGGVTPQQLIQQSLVAANEQAKAMTGIGLPSYYNPSAVNPLKYAEQMQKRKLLWQNKTAQVPEEKKPAPTCAQVWEKMTFTQDDDGKMTAKFRKLMGIKGDAPQTSGSSTESSKDDKLDPLLSKQEKIFRDLDQQYEMARISTHTQRGVGLGYSSQMAAMYSQFPVTK